In Methanosphaera sp. ISO3-F5, a genomic segment contains:
- a CDS encoding CBS domain-containing protein, giving the protein MEISEIMTEEVQAGSVPGSVQTVYEIFRDKKISGIPIVKKQTGELVGVLTRSDLIKNPDEDQIAMVMTRNPITAAPDEDVISVVHKMINNNIRRVPITEENQLVGIVTSSDIINKALWQINNTEPVEKYMVRNIPTVWDKTPLSVAYSISHNFDFKSVIALNDESKASGILTETDFINESQIVGEQEIHNSSVSTEGDKWTWNSQSVMYILKNKLKFSDKLVRDVSGEKLISVTRKTSVKECANILKKNNIEQVPVLNMSDEPIGLIRASDLMRAMIG; this is encoded by the coding sequence ATGGAAATAAGCGAGATCATGACAGAAGAAGTACAAGCAGGATCAGTGCCAGGATCAGTACAAACTGTATATGAAATTTTCAGAGACAAGAAAATATCTGGAATTCCTATTGTTAAAAAACAAACAGGTGAACTGGTGGGAGTACTTACACGTTCTGATTTAATAAAAAATCCTGATGAGGATCAAATAGCAATGGTTATGACAAGAAATCCTATAACGGCAGCTCCAGATGAAGATGTGATTTCAGTAGTTCATAAAATGATTAATAATAATATTAGAAGAGTACCTATAACAGAAGAAAACCAGTTAGTTGGTATAGTAACATCCTCTGATATTATTAACAAAGCATTATGGCAGATAAATAACACTGAACCTGTAGAAAAGTATATGGTACGTAATATACCAACAGTATGGGATAAGACTCCATTATCTGTTGCATATTCAATTTCACACAACTTTGATTTCAAATCAGTAATAGCATTGAATGATGAAAGTAAAGCTTCAGGTATATTAACTGAAACTGACTTTATCAATGAAAGTCAAATAGTTGGTGAACAGGAAATTCATAATAGTTCAGTAAGTACTGAAGGAGATAAATGGACCTGGAACAGTCAGAGTGTAATGTACATCCTAAAGAATAAGCTTAAATTCTCAGATAAGTTAGTACGGGATGTTTCTGGTGAAAAATTAATATCAGTTACACGTAAAACATCAGTTAAAGAATGTGCAAACATTTTAAAGAAAAATAATATTGAACAGGTTCCTGTTTTAAACATGTCTGATGAACCTATCGGACTTATCAGGGCCAGTGATTTAATGAGGGCTATGATAGGGTAA
- a CDS encoding TfuA-related McrA-glycine thioamidation protein — protein sequence MSTIIFTGLSLPFNEAQKILDAEYKPPVKRGDIDKLLDTRNDIEIIGIIDGVFHQSPAVSHKEILRALKENITVVGGSSMGALRACELYPYGMIGIGNIYEDYKNGVIESDDDVAVSLNPETLEQMSESLINIRYNLTDAMNDGVIEEPDLKELLEIAKETYYPKRSFKYVIKKSSLDDKKSTKLLNYIQKNKYDIKTLDAKKVIKYIKNLKEQEKLRK from the coding sequence ATGAGTACCATAATATTCACAGGACTATCATTACCATTCAATGAAGCACAAAAGATTCTTGACGCAGAATACAAGCCACCAGTCAAACGAGGAGACATAGACAAACTACTAGACACACGTAACGACATAGAAATTATAGGAATAATAGACGGAGTATTCCATCAAAGCCCAGCCGTAAGCCATAAAGAAATACTACGAGCACTAAAAGAGAACATAACCGTTGTTGGAGGCTCAAGCATGGGCGCCCTACGTGCATGTGAACTATACCCATACGGCATGATAGGAATAGGCAACATATACGAAGACTATAAAAATGGAGTAATAGAATCAGATGACGATGTAGCAGTAAGCTTAAACCCAGAAACACTAGAACAAATGTCAGAATCACTAATCAACATAAGATACAACCTCACAGATGCCATGAACGATGGTGTTATAGAGGAACCGGATTTAAAAGAATTACTAGAAATAGCCAAAGAAACATATTATCCTAAACGATCATTCAAATACGTGATAAAAAAATCATCACTAGACGATAAAAAAAGCACTAAATTACTAAACTATATCCAAAAGAACAAATACGACATTAAAACATTAGACGCAAAAAAAGTTATAAAATACATAAAAAACCTAAAAGAACAAGAAAAACTGAGAAAATAA
- a CDS encoding TIGR00295 family protein, whose product MSPTDKLIENVYQELECTDYIIDHCKVVYERSKDITKHYKNIDQDLIKAGCMLHDVGRTITNNIEHAYLGADLLRNLHIDERICLITERHIGAGITREEAKQLGLPDRNYIPETLEEKIVAHADNLVHGITKVDLDFVINKWNNKNMKQESINMLINLHQELLGDTL is encoded by the coding sequence ATGTCCCCAACAGACAAACTAATAGAAAACGTATACCAGGAACTAGAATGTACAGATTACATAATAGACCACTGCAAAGTAGTATACGAACGATCAAAAGACATAACAAAACACTACAAAAACATTGACCAAGACCTGATAAAAGCAGGATGCATGCTACACGACGTTGGACGAACAATAACAAACAACATAGAACACGCATACCTAGGAGCAGACCTGCTAAGAAACCTCCACATTGACGAAAGAATATGCCTAATCACAGAAAGACACATAGGCGCAGGAATAACCAGAGAAGAAGCAAAACAATTAGGACTACCAGACCGCAACTACATCCCCGAAACACTAGAAGAAAAAATAGTCGCACACGCCGACAACCTAGTACACGGCATAACCAAGGTAGACCTAGACTTCGTGATAAACAAATGGAACAACAAAAACATGAAACAAGAATCCATAAACATGCTGATAAACCTACACCAAGAACTACTAGGTGATACCCTATGA
- the tfe gene encoding transcription factor E, which produces MARKKIIYNFDYDSKFLNEKNVKRLAYDVTHDADTSEKILDCLFTAEVTDEQIAEATGIKLNFVRKVLYKMYDVGIANYTRKKDPETQWFTYYWRFDSRKAAQLLEEEYNRHNEEIQESLEYEENNMFFVCPNGCRYPFEEATDYQFICPRCNEKLEFKDNSDVIEDLKNLESFYTINEE; this is translated from the coding sequence ATGGCTAGAAAAAAAATTATATACAATTTTGATTATGACTCTAAATTTTTAAATGAGAAAAACGTTAAAAGACTAGCATATGACGTTACACACGATGCTGACACTAGCGAAAAAATACTAGACTGCTTATTCACAGCAGAAGTTACCGACGAACAAATAGCAGAAGCAACAGGCATAAAACTAAACTTTGTCAGAAAAGTATTATACAAAATGTATGATGTCGGAATAGCAAACTACACAAGAAAAAAAGATCCAGAAACCCAATGGTTCACATACTACTGGAGATTTGATTCAAGAAAAGCAGCACAACTACTAGAAGAAGAATACAATCGTCATAACGAAGAAATACAAGAATCACTCGAATACGAAGAAAACAACATGTTCTTCGTCTGCCCAAACGGCTGCAGATACCCATTTGAAGAAGCAACAGACTACCAGTTCATATGTCCAAGATGTAATGAAAAACTAGAATTCAAAGACAACAGCGACGTAATCGAAGATTTAAAAAATTTAGAATCCTTCTACACAATAAATGAAGAATAA
- a CDS encoding coenzyme F420-0:L-glutamate ligase, which yields MSFMCIPVFCDYIRIGEGYEKLVESIGGVAVDGDIVVISETPISILEGSVVDESRYDYGIMGFLIAEVWCKFFWGYVMALFNYNSRTISNLRKMPVEARVHKEFILRNFGLKHALMPSGDAGVDLSNVPGEFVSLLPRDPVKSAYLVKSMVFDRFGVDVDVLVIDTDPTYCFRGRLFTSIPLSVEGIVNDTGVFGYFLRFFSEYAGATPLASTLTEDAQSLIKYANLAEECQENNLSNFFETIYNMTDTFEADFNEVSDKMLEEVKHIPSVIIRSKYLY from the coding sequence ATGAGTTTTATGTGCATTCCCGTGTTTTGTGATTATATCCGTATTGGTGAAGGTTATGAAAAGTTAGTGGAGTCTATTGGTGGTGTTGCCGTTGATGGTGATATTGTAGTTATTAGTGAGACTCCTATTTCTATTCTTGAGGGTAGTGTTGTTGATGAGAGCAGGTATGATTATGGGATTATGGGTTTTTTGATTGCTGAGGTTTGGTGCAAGTTTTTTTGGGGTTATGTTATGGCATTGTTTAATTATAATAGTCGTACTATCAGTAATCTTAGGAAGATGCCTGTTGAGGCTCGTGTTCATAAGGAGTTTATTTTGAGGAATTTTGGTTTGAAGCATGCTTTGATGCCGAGTGGTGATGCTGGTGTTGATTTAAGTAATGTTCCTGGTGAGTTTGTTTCTTTATTGCCTAGGGATCCTGTTAAGAGTGCTTATCTTGTGAAGAGTATGGTTTTTGATAGGTTTGGTGTTGATGTTGATGTTTTAGTTATTGATACTGATCCAACGTATTGTTTTAGGGGTCGGTTGTTTACTAGTATTCCATTGTCTGTGGAGGGGATTGTTAATGATACTGGTGTTTTCGGTTATTTTTTAAGATTTTTTTCAGAGTATGCTGGTGCCACTCCTCTTGCATCTACACTCACGGAAGATGCACAAAGTCTCATCAAATATGCTAATCTTGCAGAGGAATGTCAAGAAAATAATTTGTCCAACTTTTTTGAAACAATATATAATATGACAGATACATTTGAAGCAGATTTTAATGAAGTATCAGATAAAATGCTCGAGGAAGTAAAACACATCCCCTCAGTAATAATAAGAAGTAAATATTTATACTAA
- the comA gene encoding phosphosulfolactate synthase, producing MRAFNFLDKFDSIDADTMVIDKGLGPEYVEDFLRVNGDYFNFIKYGWGTSILYDDSIIKQKNELYDSYGIKSYTGGTLFELANSKNSVDEFFSEADRLGFSAVEISDGSTVIPADVRSEFIGMAKDLGFFTLSEIGKKNPEKDHEYSTGDRISLINADLDSGSDMVIIEGRESGKNIGIYDDKGNVRLDDLKEISGSVDGDRIMWEAPNKNQQIDLILNLGNDVNIGNVNTNDVISLETLRRGLRGDTLGKV from the coding sequence ATGAGAGCATTTAATTTTCTAGACAAGTTTGATAGTATTGACGCTGACACGATGGTTATTGATAAGGGTTTAGGTCCGGAGTATGTTGAGGATTTTCTCAGAGTAAATGGTGATTATTTTAATTTCATAAAGTATGGTTGGGGTACTTCCATATTGTATGATGACAGTATAATTAAACAGAAGAATGAATTATATGATTCTTATGGTATTAAGAGTTATACTGGTGGAACATTATTTGAGTTAGCTAATTCCAAGAATAGTGTTGATGAGTTTTTTAGTGAAGCTGATAGGCTTGGTTTTAGTGCTGTGGAGATTTCTGATGGTTCTACTGTGATACCTGCTGATGTTAGAAGTGAGTTTATTGGTATGGCTAAGGATTTGGGTTTTTTTACTCTGAGTGAGATTGGTAAGAAGAATCCTGAGAAGGATCATGAGTATTCTACTGGTGACCGTATTAGTTTAATTAATGCTGATTTGGATAGTGGTTCTGATATGGTTATTATTGAGGGTCGTGAAAGTGGTAAGAATATTGGTATTTATGATGATAAGGGTAATGTTCGTCTTGATGATTTGAAGGAGATTTCGGGTAGTGTTGATGGTGACCGTATTATGTGGGAGGCTCCTAATAAGAATCAGCAGATTGATTTAATTCTTAATCTTGGTAATGATGTTAATATTGGTAATGTTAATACTAATGATGTTATCTCCCTGGAGACTCTTAGGCGGGGTTTACGTGGTGATACTTTAGGAAAAGTTTAA
- the ftsZ gene encoding cell division protein FtsZ, protein MKSLINDSLKDSKDKTPEVPDLTNASLDDINGELVDLINQSRTKIFVIGAGGAGNNTISRLGEIGIEGAETISINTDAQDLFFSKSNDKILIGKETCRGLGAGGIPDVGEASAEESEEVIKKKIDGADMVFVTCGLGGGTGTGSAPVVSRIAQKAGALTIAVVTLPFSAEGIKRRENAEKGLEKLQEAADTVLVIPNDKLLEVAPSLPINKAFMVSDELLGRAVKGITELITKPGLISLDFADIKSVMQNSGMAMIGMGESDTGDRAIESVNEALNSPLLDLDISTAKSALVNISGSSDLTLNEAEKIVQIVADELDPEANIIWGTQIQDDLASTVRTTIVVAGVTAQGMPGGDDSYKERTRGEETSTPSDDLEGFIDDVF, encoded by the coding sequence GTGAAATCTCTAATTAACGATAGCTTAAAAGATTCAAAAGATAAAACTCCAGAAGTACCAGATCTTACTAATGCAAGTTTAGACGACATAAACGGAGAATTAGTTGACCTAATAAACCAAAGCAGAACAAAAATCTTTGTAATAGGTGCAGGTGGAGCAGGAAACAATACAATTTCAAGATTAGGTGAAATAGGAATCGAAGGTGCAGAAACAATATCCATAAACACAGATGCACAAGACCTATTCTTCTCAAAATCCAACGACAAAATACTAATAGGAAAAGAAACCTGCCGCGGACTAGGAGCAGGAGGAATCCCTGACGTCGGAGAAGCAAGTGCAGAAGAAAGCGAAGAAGTAATCAAAAAGAAAATCGACGGAGCAGACATGGTATTCGTAACCTGTGGACTCGGGGGAGGAACAGGAACCGGATCAGCACCAGTAGTAAGTAGAATAGCACAAAAAGCTGGAGCACTAACAATAGCAGTAGTAACATTACCATTCAGTGCCGAAGGAATAAAAAGAAGAGAAAACGCTGAAAAAGGTCTTGAAAAACTACAAGAAGCAGCAGACACAGTACTCGTAATTCCAAACGACAAACTCCTAGAAGTAGCACCAAGCCTACCAATAAACAAAGCATTCATGGTATCAGATGAATTACTAGGAAGAGCAGTAAAAGGAATCACAGAATTAATCACAAAACCAGGATTAATCAGTTTAGACTTCGCAGATATAAAAAGCGTAATGCAAAACAGTGGAATGGCAATGATTGGTATGGGTGAATCAGATACTGGAGACAGAGCAATCGAATCCGTAAACGAAGCATTAAACAGCCCACTACTAGACCTAGACATATCCACAGCAAAAAGTGCACTTGTAAACATCAGTGGTAGCAGCGACCTAACACTCAACGAAGCAGAAAAAATTGTGCAAATTGTCGCAGACGAACTTGACCCAGAAGCAAACATCATATGGGGTACACAGATACAGGACGATCTTGCAAGCACAGTAAGAACAACCATTGTTGTTGCAGGAGTAACAGCACAAGGCATGCCTGGAGGCGACGATTCATACAAAGAAAGAACTCGTGGCGAAGAAACCTCAACACCTAGTGATGACCTCGAAGGATTCATAGATGACGTATTCTAA
- a CDS encoding protein translocase SEC61 complex subunit gamma produces the protein MNINKESINGFLKQCERVLRVSKKPDAEEYKTVAKVTGIGIIIIGVIGFIIALISQLLFYS, from the coding sequence ATGAATATAAACAAAGAATCTATTAATGGTTTTTTAAAACAATGCGAAAGAGTACTAAGAGTCTCAAAAAAACCAGATGCTGAAGAATACAAAACCGTAGCAAAAGTAACGGGAATAGGAATCATCATCATCGGTGTAATAGGATTCATAATAGCTTTAATATCACAACTATTATTCTACTCTTAG
- a CDS encoding transcription elongation factor Spt5, translating to MFYAMRAAIGQEKNVASLLAQSVKYEDLGIKAILSPEGMQGYIFVESTETLDMRHPALKVPNLRGLVEGDMAFEELQKFLNPEPAMSNIQKGSIVELTSGPFKDEKAKVVRIDETKEDVVLELIEAAVPIPVTVKGDQIRLIQREAE from the coding sequence ATGTTTTACGCAATGAGAGCAGCAATAGGACAAGAAAAAAATGTAGCCAGCCTACTAGCACAAAGTGTAAAGTACGAAGACCTCGGAATAAAAGCAATTTTATCACCCGAAGGAATGCAAGGATACATTTTTGTCGAATCCACAGAAACATTAGATATGAGGCATCCTGCACTTAAAGTTCCTAACTTGAGGGGTTTAGTCGAAGGTGACATGGCTTTTGAAGAGCTTCAAAAATTCTTGAACCCTGAACCAGCAATGTCCAACATCCAAAAAGGAAGCATTGTAGAATTAACATCAGGACCATTCAAGGACGAAAAAGCAAAAGTAGTCAGAATAGACGAAACAAAAGAGGATGTTGTGCTCGAATTAATCGAAGCAGCAGTACCAATACCAGTTACCGTGAAGGGTGACCAAATCAGATTAATACAAAGGGAGGCTGAATAG
- a CDS encoding 50S ribosomal protein L11, with amino-acid sequence MASQTIEILVEGGKATPGPPLGPAIGPLGINMMQVVEEINKKTADFSGMKVPVKITADMDTKDFEISIGTPPTTALVIDELGISGGSHEPGTEVAADFTVEQAFKVARMKFDDLLANDYKHATKEVVGTCVSMGINVEGKDGRETQKDIDNGDYDDVFNQ; translated from the coding sequence GTGGCTAGTCAAACTATTGAAATCCTAGTGGAAGGTGGAAAAGCCACACCAGGACCACCATTAGGTCCAGCTATAGGTCCATTAGGTATTAATATGATGCAAGTTGTTGAAGAAATCAACAAAAAAACTGCTGATTTCAGCGGAATGAAAGTACCAGTCAAAATAACCGCAGACATGGATACAAAAGACTTCGAAATATCCATAGGTACACCACCAACCACAGCACTAGTTATAGACGAACTAGGCATATCCGGTGGATCACACGAACCAGGTACAGAAGTAGCAGCTGATTTCACAGTTGAACAAGCATTTAAAGTTGCAAGAATGAAATTCGATGACTTACTTGCAAACGATTACAAACATGCAACTAAAGAAGTAGTCGGTACATGTGTAAGTATGGGAATTAACGTAGAAGGTAAAGACGGTCGTGAAACCCAAAAAGACATCGACAATGGTGACTATGACGACGTATTTAACCAATAA
- a CDS encoding 50S ribosomal protein L1 has protein sequence MTQVIEEAVKKVLEESKPRNFTQSIDVVITINDLDVNKPENRLDEEVLLPNGRGKDVKIAFIAEGELAYQAEQAGADLVINKEQLEAYGKNRAEAKKVANSYDFFVAQSDLMPTVGRFLGPVLGPRKKMPKPIPASANPEVILGRLKSTVKVRVKDQPIVQSIVGSEDMTEAQIAENVDAILDVLDRNLEKGQKQIKALYIKTTMGPVTRVI, from the coding sequence ATGACACAAGTTATTGAAGAAGCAGTGAAGAAGGTTTTAGAAGAATCAAAACCGAGAAACTTCACACAGTCTATTGATGTGGTCATAACCATCAACGATTTAGACGTAAACAAACCAGAAAACCGTTTAGATGAAGAAGTGCTTCTCCCTAATGGACGTGGAAAAGATGTTAAAATTGCATTTATTGCTGAAGGTGAATTAGCATACCAAGCTGAACAAGCAGGTGCAGATTTAGTAATAAACAAAGAACAATTAGAAGCTTACGGTAAAAACCGTGCAGAAGCTAAAAAAGTTGCAAACTCCTACGACTTCTTTGTTGCACAATCTGACTTAATGCCAACAGTAGGTAGATTCTTAGGACCAGTATTAGGACCAAGGAAAAAAATGCCAAAACCTATACCAGCAAGTGCAAATCCTGAAGTTATATTAGGAAGATTAAAAAGCACAGTAAAAGTAAGAGTGAAAGACCAACCTATTGTACAATCTATTGTAGGATCCGAAGATATGACTGAAGCACAAATTGCTGAAAACGTGGATGCTATATTAGATGTACTTGATCGTAACCTTGAAAAAGGTCAAAAACAGATCAAGGCTTTATACATAAAAACAACAATGGGACCTGTAACGAGGGTGATCTAG
- a CDS encoding 50S ribosomal protein L10, whose amino-acid sequence MPHVADWKKEKVAELEELTNNNEIIGIVNLADIPARQLQTMRKSLGDKAILKMSRKNFIKIALDNANKNVEGLADYLEGQPAMVFTEMNPFKLFKILEDSKTEAPAKAGAIAPADIVVPAGDTSFPPGPILGELQQAGIPAKIDKGSIVVQEDATVVKEGEEVPKKVADVLSKLEIHPMEVGMDLLAVWEGDTIYTADVLKIDEEETIQSIQTAYQNAINLSVNAGIANSESAPLLIQKAANEAMNLAVNANILTSETTDKILSKAYAQMLAVASLLSSDALDDELSEKLNSVPAQAAPADNTEEPEEEEPEEEEEEEVSAAAGLGALFG is encoded by the coding sequence ATGCCACATGTTGCAGATTGGAAAAAAGAAAAAGTAGCTGAACTAGAAGAGTTAACTAATAATAATGAAATAATCGGTATTGTAAACTTAGCTGACATCCCAGCACGTCAATTACAAACCATGAGAAAATCTTTAGGAGACAAAGCAATCCTAAAAATGTCTCGTAAAAACTTCATTAAAATCGCATTAGATAACGCTAACAAAAATGTTGAAGGTTTAGCAGATTACCTTGAAGGTCAACCAGCAATGGTCTTCACAGAAATGAATCCTTTCAAACTATTTAAAATCTTAGAAGATAGTAAAACGGAAGCTCCAGCAAAAGCTGGTGCTATCGCTCCAGCTGATATTGTAGTTCCAGCAGGAGATACATCTTTCCCACCAGGACCTATCCTCGGTGAATTACAACAAGCAGGAATACCTGCAAAAATTGACAAAGGTTCAATTGTAGTTCAAGAAGATGCAACAGTTGTAAAAGAAGGAGAAGAAGTTCCTAAAAAAGTAGCAGATGTTTTATCTAAACTTGAAATTCATCCAATGGAAGTAGGTATGGACTTACTAGCAGTTTGGGAAGGAGACACAATATATACTGCAGATGTGCTAAAAATTGATGAAGAAGAAACCATTCAATCAATTCAAACCGCATATCAAAATGCTATTAACTTATCAGTTAATGCAGGTATAGCAAACAGCGAATCTGCTCCATTACTCATACAGAAAGCAGCAAATGAAGCAATGAACTTAGCTGTAAATGCTAATATATTAACTTCTGAAACAACTGATAAAATATTATCTAAAGCATATGCTCAAATGTTAGCAGTAGCATCATTATTATCAAGTGATGCATTAGACGATGAATTAAGTGAAAAACTTAACTCAGTCCCTGCACAAGCAGCACCTGCAGATAATACAGAAGAACCTGAAGAAGAAGAACCTGAAGAAGAAGAGGAAGAAGAAGTATCTGCAGCAGCAGGTCTTGGAGCTCTATTCGGATAG
- the rpl12p gene encoding 50S ribosomal protein P1: MEYVYAALLLNAAEKEINEENVAAILSAAGVDADDARIKALIASLEDVDIEEAIATAAVAAAPAAAAAPAAEAAEEEPEEEEEEEEAEEEAAAAGLGALFG; the protein is encoded by the coding sequence ATGGAATACGTATACGCAGCATTATTATTAAACGCAGCAGAAAAAGAAATTAACGAAGAAAACGTAGCAGCTATCTTATCAGCAGCTGGAGTAGACGCAGACGATGCAAGAATCAAAGCATTAATCGCATCATTAGAAGATGTAGATATTGAAGAAGCAATCGCAACCGCAGCAGTAGCAGCAGCACCAGCAGCAGCTGCAGCACCAGCAGCAGAAGCAGCTGAAGAAGAACCAGAAGAAGAAGAGGAAGAAGAAGAAGCAGAAGAAGAAGCTGCAGCAGCAGGTTTAGGTGCTTTATTCGGATAA
- the ltrA gene encoding group II intron reverse transcriptase/maturase, translating into MSKDVYADLSQNCILEDAKQKESDYTSEWNSIPWQKIERSIYKLQCDIACAEIRKEYSKAKQLQRLLLNKDSTILYGIRRATILNSGRRTPGIDGMVLRSHPERMALYYKLKSMKLKEYEPLPVRRVYIRKSNGKMRPLGIPTIIDRVYQTVVNLALEPRVEVGFEPTSYGFRPMRNAGHAIARIHHFTKRGNRSWVFEGDFKSCFDTLDHDWILKQLGNFPAKNIIGKWLKAGYVHNDMFDLTDMGTPQGGIISPTLANIALTGLDEALGVTYKKVKARNTVTYSNQSRYAMIRYADDFVVLCRTKEDAEEVYSLIEPYLKERGLKLAEDKTHITPLNKGFDFLGFNIREYPTQNGIKVLIKPAKDRIKRLKSKIRELFLKYRSSGNIDELIGKLNSLIIGTANYWKQAVAQKAFNDIDDYVWKLTYRYLRRQHPNKSWDWIRDRYFKEDYYHKHDDNYILTSPENPSIQLVKMKWVHIHYAHIIKYNCNPYDPEYKDYIRKAFKKTPFECLYNKGN; encoded by the coding sequence ATGTCGAAGGATGTTTATGCAGATTTGAGCCAAAATTGTATTTTGGAGGATGCTAAACAGAAAGAGTCCGATTATACTAGCGAATGGAATTCTATTCCATGGCAGAAGATTGAACGGAGCATTTATAAGTTACAATGTGATATAGCTTGTGCCGAAATCAGAAAAGAATATAGTAAAGCCAAACAATTACAAAGATTATTGTTAAATAAGGATTCCACAATTCTGTATGGTATTCGAAGGGCTACCATTTTAAATAGTGGCCGTAGAACACCTGGAATTGATGGGATGGTGCTTAGGTCTCATCCTGAGAGAATGGCTTTATACTATAAGCTTAAATCTATGAAATTAAAGGAATATGAACCTTTACCAGTGCGTAGGGTTTATATTCGTAAATCAAATGGTAAAATGCGACCGTTGGGTATACCGACCATTATTGATCGTGTGTATCAGACTGTCGTTAATCTTGCCCTTGAACCACGTGTAGAGGTGGGTTTTGAACCAACAAGTTATGGTTTTAGACCAATGCGCAATGCAGGACATGCAATCGCACGCATACACCACTTCACAAAAAGAGGTAATCGGTCTTGGGTATTTGAAGGTGATTTCAAGTCATGTTTTGATACTCTTGACCATGACTGGATATTAAAGCAGTTGGGTAATTTCCCTGCTAAGAATATCATAGGTAAATGGCTTAAAGCAGGTTATGTACATAATGACATGTTTGATTTAACCGATATGGGTACGCCACAAGGTGGAATAATCTCGCCAACACTGGCAAATATAGCCCTAACGGGACTAGATGAAGCATTAGGAGTAACCTACAAGAAAGTAAAAGCTAGAAATACAGTTACTTATAGTAATCAGTCAAGATATGCTATGATACGATATGCAGACGATTTTGTAGTACTATGTAGAACAAAAGAAGATGCAGAAGAAGTATACTCTTTGATTGAACCATACCTCAAAGAACGTGGTCTTAAATTAGCAGAGGATAAAACACATATAACACCATTAAATAAGGGTTTTGATTTTCTCGGATTTAACATCAGAGAATACCCAACACAAAATGGTATTAAAGTGCTTATTAAACCTGCTAAGGACAGGATTAAAAGGCTTAAAAGTAAGATACGAGAATTGTTTCTAAAATATCGTAGTAGTGGAAACATTGACGAGCTAATTGGAAAACTGAACAGTCTAATAATCGGCACTGCCAATTACTGGAAACAAGCAGTAGCCCAAAAAGCGTTCAATGACATTGATGACTACGTTTGGAAATTAACGTATCGATATCTTCGTAGACAACATCCTAACAAGTCATGGGATTGGATTAGAGATAGGTACTTCAAAGAAGATTATTATCATAAACATGATGATAATTATATACTTACTAGTCCAGAAAATCCTAGCATACAACTTGTTAAGATGAAATGGGTGCATATACACTATGCACACATAATTAAATACAATTGCAATCCTTATGACCCTGAATATAAGGATTACATAAGGAAAGCTTTTAAGAAAACACCGTTTGAATGTCTTTACAACAAAGGCAATTAA